The window GAAGCCAGAAGCGTACCATCGGGTCAAGGAGCAGTCGATATCTCCCGAGTCCCTTCCCCCGTCCGCCACTCCCGACGACGTCGAAATCTACTTCGGGAAGTATAAAAACGCGAAACCGCCGTCGGGTAGGTTCGCCGAGTTGGGAAGTCCCCTTGAGGTCCAGCAGAACGACGGTCCACTAGCCCTCGAAAGCGACTCCCAAAACCGTCTCGTAACGGACGGTGCCGTCGTCGAACCGCAGGTCAGCGACCTCTTCTACATGGAGAAGAACCTCGGTACCCATACCATCAAGGAAGCTGGACACAGCATCGACGTCGGTGTCAAAGTCGGTGCTGGTCTCAAAATCGACCTGATAACTTCGGACCTCCAAGTGGGCGCTACCCTCTCGTGCGACATCACGCTCACAGTCGGCGGAGCGAGCCTCACGGTGACCCCCGCGAGTTTCGGCGTTTCCGCAGGACCCAGTGAGAAAGACGGTTACTGTATCGGTCCGGTGAAGTTCGATTGGGCGAACCTGCCCGGAGGAGAAGTCGAGTTGTGCGGTGCCCTACAAGTCCTGACGCATTCCAACGGCGAGATTAGCCTGAAGGTCTCGCTCAAGGGACTCGACGTCTGTGCAGACCCGTGTCCGGGAATCAACTGTCCCGTCTGTGCGTCGGTTCTGTCGGGGTCCGTCGGTCTCACGACTCCACGGTTCGACCCGGGCGCCTTCATGTAGGGTTGTCGGGTTCGGTAACGGGTAACTCCCCGTATAAACGCTCCGTCCGAGACCTTTTTTTCGGCGCGTAATCGAACGAGTGTGCGTGTCCGTCCTTCGTCCGGTCGAGCGAATCGGAACTCCCCGACTCAGCCGGAGCTTTGGAAAACGACGAACAAGAACGACGAGAGGAGGATGCCGAACGTTACGACGTACGTGAGAGCCGCCCGTCCCGACAGTGTAACGGTCTCCGATGGGGTCGAAGGCGAGAACCACGCGGCGTAGCTATCGGGGTCGGGGAGCCGTTCGGCACGAAAGCGCCCCCATTCGAGGAACAGCTTCAACGCGAGGAACGACCCGGCCCATAGCAAGTAAACTCCCCAGTGCGGAAGGACACCGTTCAGGAGCGCGCCAACTAGTAGCGCGTAGAGGAAGAACGGCGGAACGAATGCGAGGTACACGAGGATGAACCGTACCGGCGGTTCGAGGGTCATGTACGCCGACAGCTCTTCGTGTTTTCCCCGACGAACGTACCGACGGTAGAGAGTAACGACGTGTACGCCGAGTATGACCGCTCCGACTCCGAGCACGAGTGGTGAGGCGAACACCGAAAACATCGATAGGAACTCCACCGGATTCCCCGGACTGCCGATGTTGCTCTCCAGAGTGCCCGCCATCCAGTCCGCACCGGCGGTGAACAGTATCACGAACACCACGAAAATCAGCGTCGGAAGGATGACCCGCAGGTTCCGAGTGTATATCGGGGGGAGGAACCGGCTGAGAGTCCGTGGCGTCTGACTCCAGTATCCGTTTGCAACTGTCCCGGGGAGCACCGTGTACTCCCGTTCTTCGACGCGGCTCTCGGGTTGTGCGAACATCGCGTAGCCGCTGTAGACGAGCATCAACGCCACTGCGTCGCACCAATAGAGTAGTCCGATGACGAGTAACTCCCAGTCGAACAGAAAGAACCCGACAAGCGGCAGGAGATTGGCGAGTCCCACCAGTCCGAAGTCGATAGCATCGTTTCTGTTCATCGCGTATCGCTTCGTAGTAATCACCCACTGCTAATAGCTCCGGTGGTCCGTCTTTCCCTGCGAGAAGACCCACCGGAGAGCGGCGGTTCGTCGGGGCTACCTTTCGAGAGGGGGCAACCGCTGTCCACTTGGACGTCTCCTCACGTCGGTTTACGAATCACTCGATTGGGCTTCTCCATTGGAGTTCCCCGAAGCACGTGACCAGTTCCTCGGTGGGGGTGTCGTCGAGGTCACCGTTCCGATGCCGACGACTCGTACCGACGACCGCACCGACCACTCGACGGGCGAATGTCAGCACGCGGACTGGAACGACACCGTCGTACCCGAGTTATCTCGTCCCTAATCGGACCGATTTCGGTCCGTCTCTGTCCGTCGTCACCGACAGTAGCCACAACCTTCACTGACGAGAAACGCCCGTCTGGGACGCTATTGTCTCGGATTTGGCACTGCGTAACGCGCTGGCCCACTGTTGGGTTCCCAATCGAAAAGATGGCCCGAAGAGTATAGTGTTTCGGGGTTGCCTAGAATTCATGGTCCGACCGACACTTCCGACTATCGGGCGGCCGTCGAGGACCACCGCGGTTCGCTCCGTGTTCGCGGTTCTGCTTCTGCTCTCCGTTCTCCTGCTCGCCGGGAACTACGTGACCACCGCGCTGGGAACGTCGGACCGAAACGCGGCGTCGCTGGCCGGTAACGGGGTGACCGTACTCACCGAACAGACCGGTCCGCTGGAGGTGTACGGACCGAACGAGACCGAACTGAACGAGTACGAACGCTACGCGCGCTACTGGGACGTAGACGAGAGTCCGGTCGGGAGTCGAACCCTGCTCTACACCGCGACTAAGTGGGTCCCGAAGACCGAGTGCGACTGGAAGCGCTGCCGACGTAACGTCGTCGGGCGACTGAATCTCACGACCGGCGAACACACCGAACTGTTCTCGCGCATCTACTCGGACCGGGGGAGCAACGAGTGGCACGACGCCGACCGCGTCAACGGGACCCACGTGGCCGTGGCCGGAATCCGCAAGGACCGCGTGTTCTTCGCCGACGTCGAGAGCGACCGAATCACGTGGCAGTGGCACGCCTCCGAGCGGTATCCCCGCGACATCGGTAGAGGCCAGTACGACTGGACGCACCTCAACGACGTCGAGGTGCTGGACGACGGCCGCGTCATGGCCAGCGTCCGGAACATGGACGAGGTGGTGTTCATCCGCCCGGGGCGCGGCGTCATCGACGACTGGACGCTGGGTTCGAACGACAACTACGACGTGCTGTACGAACAGCACAACATGGACTACATCCCCCGCGACCGGGGTGGTCCGGCGGTTATCGTCTCCGACAGTCACAACAATCGCATCGTGGAGTTCCAGCGAGTGAACGACCAGTGGCGTCAGTCGTGGGTCTGGAAGGACGCCAAGATGCAGTGGACGCGCGACGGCGACCGCATGCCCAACGGTCACACCCTCATCACGGACACGAACGGCGACCGGGTGTTCGAGGTGAACGAACGCGGGGAGGTCGTCTGGCTCGTCGAGACCACCAAGGCGTACGAGGCCGAGCGACTGGGAACCGGCGACGAGAGTCGGGGCGGGCAGAGCGCCGCGGCGCTCGGACTGCCGTCACACACTACCGCAGGCGGTCCGTCGGGGTCGAAGTACTCGCGGTTCACGCTCGAAGTCTGGCAGTTGTTCAGCGACAACGCGCCGCCCTACATACTCAACAGCATCCTGTTCGTCCTCCCGCCGTGGATAGACCCCGTCCAGTTCCTCCCGCTCGGTGTCGCCGGAACGACGCTCGTCAGTTGGTCCGGTATCGAGTTGTACTGGCGGGTGGACTGGCGGCGACTCCTCCCCGTCTAATCGCTGGCGTTCCGCTTCGGTTTCAGTTCCGAGGCCCACTCCGGCCATTCGCGGCGCTGTTCGAATCCGCTCACGTCCGCGTCGCCCGACATTGCCTTGATGGCCTTCGCGTCCGCGCGGTTCCAGACCGCCCCGTCCTCGTGGAACAGTCCGTTGATGATGCCGCGCTTGCGCATGTACCGGACGTAGGCCGGTTTCACCATCAGCGACCAGAAGAAGTTGCCGACGCCGTACTGGTGAATCGTCGGCGCGATGGAGGCGTAGTCGGGTTGCCACTGCTCGACCTTGCCGCTGCTACCCCATCCGTAGTCGGCGACGCGCTGCCACTCGGTCAGGTAGACCGGCATGTCGAGGTCCTCGCCGAGTTCGACTGCGTTCGGGAGCAGGTCGTGAAACACGTCGGTGCTGTTCGGGAAGTTGTAGTGGAACTGGAGGATATCGACGCCCCAATCGACGTACTCCGCGTTGTTGGAGAGGCTGGTCGAACCCACGGTCAGCGGGACCGACCCGCGGTTCTCCGCCATGGTCTCGAACATGGCGCTCGCGAACCGCTTCATGGTCGGGAGCCACCCCGGTTCGTTCATCACTTCGACGGCGAACAGGCGGTCGTCGTCTCGCCACCGGTCCATGAACCACCGTACGTACTCCCGCGGGTCGTTCCACAGACTGCTGTACTGGACGACCTCGCTCGACGGCGACTGGACCGGCGGCGCGGTCCGCGGGTCGGTATCGTGGAGGTTGCGTTCGGTCGGTTCCCTGCCGACGCTCTCGAACAGGCCGAACAGTACTTCCATCCCTCGGTCGTCGGCCACCGTCAGGAAGTGGTCGATGGACCGCTCCAACTCGTCGGGGCTTTCGAGCCACTTTTCGTAACTCACCCACGTCCGGATGGCGTTGAGGTTCACGCGCTCGGCGTATCCGAGGTCGCGCTCGACGACCTGTTCGTCGTAGTCGTCCCACATCTGGAAGGTATTCCACGCCCGCGAGGGGACGTAGAGCGCACCCCGAACGTCGATGGGGTCGGCGGCAATCTGAGTCGTCGTCTCCGTCGCCGCGTCGGTAGACGAGGACCCGTGGCCGCTCTCCTCGTCGTGGGCGGAACTGTTCCGTCGCGGCCGACTCCCGGTCGGACCGGTGCACCCCGCTCCCCCGACGAGTCCGGCCGAGACGCTAGCTCCCAGAAACCGCCGACGAGTGTACCGCTGGGTCATTGAAGCCCGCCACGACAGCATCTCGTGTAAAAGTGTACTTACGTTGCGCGATAGGTTGCGA is drawn from Halorussus sp. MSC15.2 and contains these coding sequences:
- a CDS encoding DUF6498-containing protein yields the protein MNRNDAIDFGLVGLANLLPLVGFFLFDWELLVIGLLYWCDAVALMLVYSGYAMFAQPESRVEEREYTVLPGTVANGYWSQTPRTLSRFLPPIYTRNLRVILPTLIFVVFVILFTAGADWMAGTLESNIGSPGNPVEFLSMFSVFASPLVLGVGAVILGVHVVTLYRRYVRRGKHEELSAYMTLEPPVRFILVYLAFVPPFFLYALLVGALLNGVLPHWGVYLLWAGSFLALKLFLEWGRFRAERLPDPDSYAAWFSPSTPSETVTLSGRAALTYVVTFGILLSSFLFVVFQSSG
- a CDS encoding arylsulfotransferase family protein, producing MVRPTLPTIGRPSRTTAVRSVFAVLLLLSVLLLAGNYVTTALGTSDRNAASLAGNGVTVLTEQTGPLEVYGPNETELNEYERYARYWDVDESPVGSRTLLYTATKWVPKTECDWKRCRRNVVGRLNLTTGEHTELFSRIYSDRGSNEWHDADRVNGTHVAVAGIRKDRVFFADVESDRITWQWHASERYPRDIGRGQYDWTHLNDVEVLDDGRVMASVRNMDEVVFIRPGRGVIDDWTLGSNDNYDVLYEQHNMDYIPRDRGGPAVIVSDSHNNRIVEFQRVNDQWRQSWVWKDAKMQWTRDGDRMPNGHTLITDTNGDRVFEVNERGEVVWLVETTKAYEAERLGTGDESRGGQSAAALGLPSHTTAGGPSGSKYSRFTLEVWQLFSDNAPPYILNSILFVLPPWIDPVQFLPLGVAGTTLVSWSGIELYWRVDWRRLLPV
- a CDS encoding glycoside hydrolase; this encodes MTQRYTRRRFLGASVSAGLVGGAGCTGPTGSRPRRNSSAHDEESGHGSSSTDAATETTTQIAADPIDVRGALYVPSRAWNTFQMWDDYDEQVVERDLGYAERVNLNAIRTWVSYEKWLESPDELERSIDHFLTVADDRGMEVLFGLFESVGREPTERNLHDTDPRTAPPVQSPSSEVVQYSSLWNDPREYVRWFMDRWRDDDRLFAVEVMNEPGWLPTMKRFASAMFETMAENRGSVPLTVGSTSLSNNAEYVDWGVDILQFHYNFPNSTDVFHDLLPNAVELGEDLDMPVYLTEWQRVADYGWGSSGKVEQWQPDYASIAPTIHQYGVGNFFWSLMVKPAYVRYMRKRGIINGLFHEDGAVWNRADAKAIKAMSGDADVSGFEQRREWPEWASELKPKRNASD